ACTTGAACCCTTGTGGCTTGACTCCTTTTGCTTTTATAATTTTTATGATATTTAAATGCGATTATTTATCATGATATGTATTTGATGCAACAATTCATATTTTTCCGTATAGTATGAAACAATACAAAAGGAGTTTCTAAGTCCAAAGTTTGAGACAGGTGATTAAGGGTAGAGGGACGTTCAGCGGAAAAGCATTCAAAAACTTTATTATTTCAGGTTCAGCAAAGGTTACACCTTTATGATGGTAATTGCAAGGTAGCTACCTGCAAATACTAAACGGAGGTAATCTTAATGAAAGCAAAACTTTTAGGAACTTTAAGAACTGGTAAGAACATTACCATTTGCGCAGCATTGGTCCTGACTCTCGGGACGACCACAACACTTGCTGCAAATGCCGCAACTGGCGGGAAATTGGGTGAACTATTCAAGCTGGATAACGGTACGGCAAGTTATTCCACCGACGGCGGACAAACTTGGAATGAGGGAACGCCAACAGGCAGCGATTTACGTTATTCTTTAGACGGAGGGCAGACATGGAACGACGGCCTTCCTCCGGCCGGCAGTGACGACCAATCCTTGGTTGCGTATGGCACTCCCCCTGCCGAGGGCGATGCTAACAGCTTGATAACAAAGAATGAAAACGGTGTTATAAGCTATTCTAGCGATGGCGGTAAGACATGGAGCAGCACGGCACCCAGCGGATTCAACGTC
The sequence above is a segment of the Oxobacter pfennigii genome. Coding sequences within it:
- a CDS encoding sialidase family protein, giving the protein MKAKLLGTLRTGKNITICAALVLTLGTTTTLAANAATGGKLGELFKLDNGTASYSTDGGQTWNEGTPTGSDLRYSLDGGQTWNDGLPPAGSDDQSLVAYGTPPAEGDANSLITKNENGVISYSSDGGKTWSSTAPSGFNVTVNPDCSVSVGR